From a region of the Triticum aestivum cultivar Chinese Spring chromosome 7D, IWGSC CS RefSeq v2.1, whole genome shotgun sequence genome:
- the LOC123169257 gene encoding GDSL esterase/lipase At5g37690 yields the protein MAALSSTAAAIAVLALAAVAGVALGTTAATKKAPVIYIFGDSMSDVGNNNYLLLSIAKCNYPWYGIDYEGGYPTGRFTNGRTIGDIMAAKFGVPPPPPFLSLYMTDDEVLSGVNFASGGAGLLNETGIYFVEYLSFDNQISYFEQIKNAMIGKIGKKAAEEVVNGAIFQIGLGSNDYVNNFLRPFMADGFVYTHDQFIGLLMDTIDQQLTRLYHLGARNVWFTGLAPLGCIPSQRVLSDNGECLEDVNAYALQFNAAAKDLLDRLNAKLPGARMSLADCYSVVMELIEHPKKYGFTTSHTSCCDVDTSVGGLCLPTADVCDDRSQFVFWDAYHTSDAANQVIAGRLYADMVSAGDVQQGNTTVSDAPRVVRSPRPVPPPRPAVRGGNTTSAPRTAPAARSVHGNGTTSAPRASPAARPVNGNGATSAPPVVGSSSHAAPPPQP from the exons ATGGCAGCTCTCAGCTCCACGGCCGCAGCCATTGCCGTCCTCGCACTCGCGGCCGTGGCCGGCGTAGCTCTAGGGACGACGGCGGCGACAAAGAAGGCCCCGGTGATCTACATATTCGGCGACTCGATGTCGGACGTCGGCAACAACAACTacctcctcctctccatcgccaAGTGCAACTACCCCTGGTACGGGATTGACTACGAAGGTGGCTACCCCACCGGGAGGTTCACCAATGGCAGGACCATCGGAGATATCATGG CTGCCAAGTTTGgcgtcccaccgccgccgccgttcctctCCCTGTATATGACCGACGACGAGGTTCTCAGCGGCGTTAACTTCGCGTCCGGCGGCGCCGGACTTCTCAACGAGACCGGCATTTACTTC GTCGAGTACCTGTCGTTCGACAACCAGATATCCTACTTCGAGCAGATCAAGAACGCCATGATCGGCAAGATCggcaagaaggccgccgaggaggTGGTCAATGGCGCAATCTTCCAGATCGGACTTG GGAGCAACGACTACGTCAACAACTTCTTGCGGCCGTTCATGGCGGACGGCTTCGTGTACACCCACGACCAGTTCATCGGCCTGCTCATGGACACCATCGACCAGCAGCTCACG AGGCTGTACCATCTCGGGGCGCGTAATGTCTGGTTCACGGGGCTGGCGCCGCTCGGCTGCATCCCGTCGCAGCGCGTCCTCTCGGACAACGGCGAGTGCCTGGAAGACGTGAACGCGTACGCCCTTCAGTTCAACGCCGCGGCCAAGGACCTGCTGGACCGCCTCAACGCCAAGCTCCCCGGCGCGCGCATGTCCCTCGCGGACTGCTACTCCGTCGTCATGGAGCTCATCGAGCACCCCAAGAAATACG GTTTCACGACGTCCCACACGTCGTGCTGCGACGTGGACACGTCGGTGGGGGGCCTGTGCCTGCCGACGGCGGACGTCTGCGACGACCGCAGCCAGTTCGTGTTCTGGGACGCCTACCACACCTCCGACGCGGCCAACCAGGTCATCGCCGGCCGCCTCTACGCCGACATGGTGAGCGCCGGCGACGTGCAGCAGGGCAACACCACCGTCTCCGACGCGCCTCGCGTCGTCCGGTCACCACGCCCCGTGCCGCCTCCCCGGCCCGCGGTGCGTGGCGGCAACACCACCTCCGCCCCCCGCACCGCGCCGGCCGCGCGGTCTGTGCACGGCAACGGCACCACCTCCGCGCCCCGCGCCTCGCCCGCCGCGAGGCCTGTGAATGGCAACGGCGCCACTTCTGCGCCTCCCGTCGTCGGATCATCCTCCCACGCCGCGCCGCCTCCTCAGCCTTGA